Genomic segment of Streptomyces zhihengii:
CGTTCCCGCCGACTGGCCGTTGAACAGCACGGTGATCCAGCGGGAGGCCACGTAGGAGCTGAGCAGTCCGATGGCGTAGAGCGGGATGATGGCGACGACGCCGGCGATGATCCGGGTGGTCACCAGGTACGGCATCGAGCGGACGCCCATCGCTTCGAGGGCGTCGACTTCCTCGTTGATCCGCATGGCGCCGAGCTGGGCGGTGAAGCCCGCGCCGACGGTGGCGGAGAGCGCGAGACCGGCGACGAGCGGCGCGATCTCACGGGTGTTGAAGTAGGCGGAGACGAAGCCGGTGAAGGCGGAGGTGCCGATCTGGTTGAGGGCCGCGTACCCCTGGAGGCCGACCACGGTGCCGGTGAACAGGGTCATGGCGACCATCACGCCGATGGTGCCGCCGATGACGCCGAGCCCGCCGCTGCCGAAGGCGACCTCGGCGAGCAGCCGCTGGACCTCCTTGAGGTAGCGGCGCAGGGTGCGGGGGATCCAGAACAGGGCGCGCAGGTAGAAGGTGAGCTGGTCGCCGGAGCGGTCCAGCCAGCCGAGCATCGGCATCGCTCAGCCCCCCTTCGGGGGGACGACCTGGAGGTAGATCGCCGTGAGGACCATGTTCAC
This window contains:
- a CDS encoding MlaE family ABC transporter permease produces the protein MPMLGWLDRSGDQLTFYLRALFWIPRTLRRYLKEVQRLLAEVAFGSGGLGVIGGTIGVMVAMTLFTGTVVGLQGYAALNQIGTSAFTGFVSAYFNTREIAPLVAGLALSATVGAGFTAQLGAMRINEEVDALEAMGVRSMPYLVTTRIIAGVVAIIPLYAIGLLSSYVASRWITVLFNGQSAGTYDHYFNLFLSPDDVVLSVLKVLIFSVMVILAHCYYGFRASGGPAGVGVAVGRSVRNAIVLISVTDFFLSLAIWGATTTVKVAG